From Paenibacillus sp. PK3_47, the proteins below share one genomic window:
- a CDS encoding dihydroorotate dehydrogenase electron transfer subunit, whose protein sequence is MATVISNERLTDGVYHLQVEGEYGGAMGQFYMLRAWGAYPLLSRPLSIHQVTDRGVDFLYHVVGEGTEIFAGLTPGDSIELEGPFGNGFPEVEGRIALVGGGIGIAPLYYCAQKLPGSDIYLGFSREAFRTEAFGPLAGELNINVGGLVLDSVDFTAYDHIFVCGPHPMLKAAQLKAMAAEQEGRGPQVYLSLENRMACGIGACLVCSVSCRDGQRKACADGPVFLSREVIFHD, encoded by the coding sequence GTGGCAACGGTGATAAGTAACGAGCGGCTGACTGATGGAGTGTACCACCTTCAGGTTGAAGGAGAATACGGCGGGGCAATGGGTCAATTCTACATGCTGCGGGCATGGGGAGCCTATCCGCTGCTGTCCAGACCGCTTAGCATACATCAAGTAACGGACAGGGGTGTGGACTTTCTCTATCATGTAGTCGGAGAAGGAACAGAGATTTTTGCGGGTCTGACACCCGGTGACAGTATAGAACTGGAGGGGCCGTTCGGCAACGGATTTCCTGAAGTGGAGGGCAGGATTGCCCTGGTCGGGGGCGGCATTGGCATTGCGCCGCTCTATTATTGCGCCCAGAAGCTGCCGGGCAGCGATATCTACCTGGGCTTCAGCCGTGAAGCTTTCCGGACCGAAGCCTTCGGCCCACTGGCCGGCGAACTGAATATCAATGTCGGCGGACTGGTGCTGGACAGTGTTGATTTTACCGCTTATGATCATATCTTCGTCTGCGGACCTCATCCGATGCTCAAGGCGGCCCAATTAAAGGCGATGGCAGCTGAACAGGAGGGCAGGGGGCCGCAAGTGTATCTCTCCCTGGAAAACCGGATGGCCTGCGGCATCGGAGCCTGTCTTGTGTGCAGCGTCTCCTGCCGGGACGGCCAGCGCAAGGCTTGTGCGGACG
- a CDS encoding NADH:flavin oxidoreductase/NADH oxidase, whose translation MTDLFTPYKLKELALKNRIVMPPMCQYAVEAQDGIPTDWHFVHYVSRAVGGTGFIIVEMSGVHPDGRITNQDTGIWSDDQIPAYRKITDAVHSYGSKIAIQLGHAGRKAQDAEPPVAPSAIPFDERSKTPQALSTKDIDQLIAAYREGARRAVEAGFDTVELHGAHGYLIHQFHSPLTNIREDEYGTDLALFGEKVVKAVKEVLPEGMPLIMRVSAKEYVDGGYDEVYALEFCRRYKDAGVEMFHVSSGGEGPIGSNGGPHAGPGYQAELAQYIGSGLQVPVIAVGRLESYEEAQSIVAGGKAELAAIGRGMLSDPYWALHAEEALGGVAKGNVPKPYERGVWKRK comes from the coding sequence TTGACGGATTTATTTACCCCTTACAAACTGAAGGAACTTGCCTTGAAGAACCGGATCGTGATGCCGCCAATGTGCCAATATGCAGTGGAAGCGCAGGATGGTATCCCTACTGACTGGCATTTTGTGCATTATGTCAGCCGTGCCGTCGGAGGTACCGGGTTCATTATTGTAGAGATGAGCGGTGTGCACCCGGACGGGCGGATTACAAATCAGGACACCGGAATATGGAGCGATGACCAGATTCCCGCCTACCGGAAAATAACGGATGCCGTACATAGCTATGGCAGCAAAATTGCCATTCAGCTGGGGCATGCCGGACGTAAAGCACAGGATGCCGAGCCGCCTGTTGCTCCGTCTGCCATCCCATTTGATGAGCGTTCCAAGACACCTCAGGCGCTTTCAACAAAAGACATTGACCAGCTTATTGCCGCGTACCGCGAGGGAGCGCGCAGAGCAGTCGAGGCCGGATTTGATACCGTAGAGCTCCACGGTGCACACGGCTATCTGATTCACCAGTTTCACTCGCCGCTTACGAACATCAGAGAAGATGAATACGGGACCGATTTGGCATTGTTCGGCGAAAAGGTTGTAAAGGCTGTAAAAGAAGTGCTGCCTGAGGGGATGCCGCTGATCATGCGCGTTTCTGCCAAAGAATATGTAGACGGCGGGTACGATGAAGTTTACGCGTTAGAATTTTGCCGCCGTTACAAGGATGCGGGGGTGGAAATGTTCCATGTATCTTCAGGCGGTGAAGGGCCGATCGGCTCGAATGGCGGGCCCCATGCAGGACCTGGTTACCAGGCAGAACTGGCACAGTATATCGGCAGCGGCCTGCAGGTTCCCGTCATTGCGGTAGGACGGCTGGAATCCTATGAGGAAGCCCAGTCCATCGTAGCCGGAGGGAAGGCGGAGCTGGCGGCAATCGGCAGAGGAATGCTCAGCGACCCTTACTGGGCACTGCATGCGGAGGAAGCGCTTGGCGGTGTGGCCAAAGGGAATGTGCCCAAGCCTTATGAGCGCGGAGTGTGGAAAAGAAAATAG
- a CDS encoding polysaccharide deacetylase family protein encodes MDNLLKLQKLLIVTAVFLMLPCPSASAESGSVSSPAAEFYNNKEYNPLPAADDRSDPSIPAGSASAQAEARRQKRSKGLTLSQLIRKYPETIMTQGPRNKMIALTFDDVPDPRFTPQLLDVLRRYHVKATFFVVGSRAEKHPALVARMIREGHVIGNHSYNHPEFGKLDLNAFRSQIVRTENIISAVAGYKPRLIRPPYGDVSEQQLKWAKARGYKLVNWNVDSLDWRSLPKAQVRNNILAQAGKGAIILQHGGGGKGSNLNGTIQALPEVISILRKRGYTFVTVPQMLKISKSK; translated from the coding sequence ATGGATAATTTGTTGAAGCTTCAAAAACTGCTCATTGTCACAGCCGTCTTCCTTATGCTTCCCTGCCCGTCTGCCAGCGCCGAATCTGGTTCTGTCTCCTCTCCTGCTGCAGAATTTTATAATAATAAAGAATATAATCCGCTGCCGGCGGCGGATGACCGCAGCGATCCTTCCATTCCGGCAGGCTCCGCTTCAGCACAGGCTGAAGCCCGGCGCCAAAAACGCAGCAAAGGCTTAACCCTCAGCCAGCTTATCCGGAAATATCCGGAGACCATCATGACACAGGGGCCGCGCAATAAAATGATCGCCCTCACGTTCGATGATGTTCCGGATCCGCGTTTTACGCCGCAGCTGCTGGATGTGCTCCGCAGGTATCACGTGAAAGCAACCTTTTTTGTCGTCGGCAGCCGGGCGGAAAAGCATCCTGCCCTTGTAGCCCGGATGATCCGCGAAGGACATGTGATCGGCAATCATTCCTATAATCATCCGGAGTTCGGCAAGCTGGATCTGAATGCCTTCCGCTCGCAAATTGTCCGCACAGAAAATATCATCTCAGCGGTTGCGGGTTACAAGCCCCGGCTGATCCGCCCGCCTTACGGTGACGTCAGTGAACAGCAGCTGAAATGGGCAAAAGCCCGCGGCTACAAGCTGGTGAACTGGAATGTCGATTCACTGGACTGGAGAAGCCTGCCGAAGGCTCAGGTAAGGAATAATATTCTGGCTCAGGCAGGCAAAGGGGCGATCATTCTGCAGCACGGCGGCGGCGGCAAGGGCAGCAATCTGAATGGAACCATTCAGGCGCTTCCGGAGGTCATCAGCATTTTGCGCAAAAGAGGCTATACCTTTGTAACCGTTCCGCAGATGCTGAAGATCAGTAAAAGCAAATGA
- a CDS encoding 3D domain-containing protein, translating into MKIRLKALTAMAAAIGISTMLHAAPALAERVHIAGENTTYYTLSTYYGINMNDIISANKSVAAENIYPGLKLNIPGAAQAKTVTAAASAPASIISASLNVSPDSSKVEAWGKEFSYDKVLQVKASAYSSAASENGKWGAVDYFGNTLKLGTIAVDPSVIPLGTKVLVTGHSHPGLPDQAFMATATDIGSAIKGKRIDIFIPGSQSFVADFGYQYVNLFIIK; encoded by the coding sequence ATGAAAATCAGACTTAAAGCTCTTACGGCCATGGCAGCAGCCATCGGCATCAGTACCATGCTGCATGCAGCACCAGCCCTGGCGGAACGCGTACATATTGCAGGAGAAAACACTACTTATTATACATTATCCACTTATTACGGTATTAACATGAATGACATCATAAGTGCCAACAAGTCGGTTGCAGCGGAAAACATTTACCCCGGTCTTAAGCTTAACATACCCGGGGCTGCACAAGCCAAGACCGTTACTGCAGCAGCCTCTGCTCCGGCATCCATCATTTCGGCCAGCCTGAACGTTTCGCCGGACAGCAGCAAGGTTGAGGCCTGGGGCAAAGAATTCAGCTATGACAAAGTGCTCCAGGTTAAAGCATCCGCATATTCATCGGCAGCAAGCGAGAACGGGAAATGGGGAGCCGTTGATTATTTCGGAAATACGCTGAAGCTGGGTACCATTGCCGTGGATCCAAGCGTGATTCCGCTGGGCACCAAGGTCCTGGTTACCGGGCATTCCCATCCGGGCCTGCCTGATCAGGCGTTTATGGCCACTGCAACAGATATAGGAAGCGCCATAAAGGGCAAACGGATTGATATCTTCATCCCCGGGAGCCAAAGCTTTGTAGCTGATTTTGGATACCAGTACGTCAATCTCTTCATTATAAAATAA
- the ppk1 gene encoding polyphosphate kinase 1, with the protein MNTEEKKINHSSPSATYLNRDLSWIEFNRRVLQEAQEMDNPLMERAKFLAITSSNLDEFISVRVAGIQDQIRAGYTKKDFTGYTPSGLYKRLIKRVSKIVADQYRTFRDISRSLHKEGIVFVDYEDLTHAQEQSIEQYYRDIIFPVLTPMAVDQSRPFPLVHSQFIYLAVVLTRRNGQEEEPFFAILQIPSNLPRCIPLPHRSNSKKRQFVFIEDVIRHHIQTLFSGYEPVAVSEFRLTRNSDLTIDEEGAEDLLEEIEKELRKRRRGVPARLEVQKGIHPYALEQLQAEFELEDFVFEIDGPLDLGFLRGFANSLKGFNYLYEAPVEPQYPVEFDENEDFFEVLRERDVLVYHPYESFDAMVDFITQASEDEQVMAIKMTLYRVSGNSPLIAALAHAAESGKQVTVVVELKARFDEERNIAWARKLEQAGCHVVYGLVGLKTHAKVTLIVRQEGTELRRYVHVGTGNYNDSTAKAYTDISLFTANSEIGLDASELFNQMTGYSANHDWNAFIVAPTNMSLSLQKLILREAEHAAAGRPARIIAKMNSLSNQEVIDNLYSANQSGVAIDLIVRGVCCLRPGIEGLSERITVRSIVDRFLEHSRIYYFENGGEPEVYLSSADWMTRNLTRRIELMCPVLDNVIRKQIVKIIELSLNDNVKSSFLQPNGYYERADDKKAPFRSQFAAMEVSKWKGNQALPSQPKHS; encoded by the coding sequence ATGAATACTGAAGAGAAAAAAATCAACCACAGCAGCCCGTCTGCTACATATCTTAACCGTGATTTAAGCTGGATCGAATTTAACCGCCGTGTGCTCCAGGAAGCACAGGAGATGGACAACCCGCTCATGGAGCGTGCGAAATTTCTGGCGATTACATCCAGCAATCTGGATGAGTTCATCAGCGTCCGTGTAGCAGGGATCCAGGATCAGATCAGAGCCGGCTACACCAAAAAGGATTTTACCGGCTATACCCCCTCCGGACTTTACAAACGCCTGATCAAACGGGTATCCAAAATTGTCGCTGACCAGTACCGCACCTTCCGCGATATCTCCCGGAGTCTGCATAAAGAAGGCATCGTTTTCGTTGATTACGAGGATCTGACCCATGCCCAGGAGCAATCCATTGAGCAGTATTACCGTGATATTATCTTTCCGGTTCTGACGCCGATGGCCGTGGATCAGAGCCGTCCTTTTCCGCTCGTTCACAGCCAGTTTATTTATCTTGCTGTAGTGCTTACCCGCAGAAACGGACAGGAGGAGGAGCCTTTCTTCGCGATTCTGCAGATTCCGTCCAACCTGCCGAGATGTATCCCGCTCCCTCACCGTTCCAACAGCAAGAAACGGCAGTTTGTATTTATTGAGGATGTAATCCGCCATCATATCCAGACCCTGTTCAGCGGCTATGAGCCGGTGGCTGTCAGCGAGTTCCGCTTAACGCGTAATTCCGATCTGACAATCGATGAAGAAGGCGCCGAGGATCTGCTGGAGGAGATTGAGAAGGAGCTGCGCAAACGCCGCCGGGGCGTACCTGCGCGTCTTGAAGTGCAGAAAGGGATTCATCCCTATGCGCTGGAGCAGCTGCAGGCTGAATTTGAGCTGGAGGATTTCGTCTTTGAAATAGACGGTCCGCTGGATCTGGGATTCCTTAGAGGCTTTGCGAACAGCCTGAAGGGCTTCAACTATCTGTATGAAGCACCTGTGGAGCCGCAATATCCGGTGGAGTTTGATGAAAATGAGGATTTCTTCGAGGTGCTGCGCGAACGCGATGTTCTCGTGTATCATCCGTACGAATCCTTTGACGCCATGGTTGACTTCATCACACAGGCTTCTGAGGACGAACAGGTTATGGCTATCAAGATGACGCTGTACCGAGTCAGCGGCAACTCTCCGCTGATTGCCGCGCTCGCCCATGCTGCCGAATCAGGCAAGCAGGTTACTGTGGTCGTGGAGCTGAAGGCACGTTTTGATGAAGAACGGAACATCGCCTGGGCCCGGAAGCTGGAACAAGCCGGCTGCCACGTCGTTTACGGTCTCGTAGGACTGAAAACCCATGCGAAGGTTACGCTGATCGTCCGACAGGAAGGCACTGAGCTGCGGCGCTATGTCCATGTGGGAACAGGTAACTACAATGACAGCACAGCCAAGGCTTATACCGATATCAGCTTGTTTACAGCCAATAGTGAGATCGGACTGGATGCTTCTGAACTGTTCAACCAGATGACCGGCTATTCCGCCAACCATGACTGGAACGCCTTTATCGTCGCACCAACGAATATGAGCCTCTCGCTGCAAAAGCTGATTCTGCGCGAAGCAGAGCATGCCGCGGCCGGAAGACCGGCAAGAATTATTGCCAAGATGAACTCGCTGTCCAACCAGGAGGTTATCGACAATCTTTACAGTGCTAATCAGTCAGGCGTAGCCATTGACCTGATTGTACGCGGCGTCTGCTGCCTCCGCCCGGGCATTGAGGGGCTTAGCGAAAGAATCACTGTGCGCAGCATTGTGGACCGTTTCCTGGAGCATTCCCGGATTTACTATTTCGAGAACGGCGGTGAACCGGAGGTGTACTTGTCCAGTGCTGACTGGATGACCCGCAACCTGACCCGCCGGATTGAGCTGATGTGCCCCGTGCTGGACAATGTTATCCGCAAACAGATTGTAAAAATTATTGAGCTGTCTCTTAATGATAATGTGAAATCCAGCTTCCTCCAGCCGAACGGATATTATGAACGGGCAGACGACAAAAAGGCCCCGTTCCGGAGCCAGTTCGCCGCTATGGAAGTTTCTAAGTGGAAGGGTAATCAAGCTTTACCTTCACAGCCCAAGCATTCTTAA
- a CDS encoding Ppx/GppA phosphatase family protein: MRDDLCRIGIIDIGSNSIRLVIYDTTPEGGYKIIKECKYSARLSEKITKEGRLEHKDMDTVIPVLRQFKEICEGFEVDNIRAGATAAIRNAANSVEIITYLSESSGIRIEIISGYQEAYFGFLGVINAFDVQDGFVIDIGGGSTEITLFRGRRYQNSISFPFGAVNTNLMFSHNGNWNAEQVKKLQAYVTGRLVEHDWLNTGAGLPLYGLGGTLRSLGKLDQKSRDYSLPNSHGYRLSSETIDRFMEVLPAMPYEKRKDLDGLSKSRADIIVSGLIIFHTVFKYIGASQGLISGEGLREGMLHDLLNPEQPVRDSALEYSLNTIIRFDIRTSKQHLDHIYKLAGSIFDAFEAADNRAEQEMLIYVSVMLHRTGSNINYYQSKRHTRYWLMNSPIRGLTHRQLILSALIASYSTKSRKQKLSQVHKDILLASDEEWIHKLGTLVQLSIALDSTEIGFVRGVNAHLHGHTLHLELQGEGKVLIGQEDIENALKAFKNAWAVKVKLDYPST, translated from the coding sequence ATGAGAGATGATCTTTGCCGGATCGGCATCATTGATATTGGTTCCAACTCCATACGGCTTGTAATTTACGACACAACGCCTGAAGGGGGCTACAAAATCATCAAGGAGTGCAAGTACTCCGCACGTCTGAGTGAGAAAATTACGAAAGAGGGCAGGCTGGAGCATAAGGATATGGACACGGTTATACCGGTTCTGCGCCAGTTTAAGGAGATATGCGAAGGTTTTGAAGTAGACAACATCCGCGCCGGTGCAACAGCTGCTATCCGCAACGCAGCCAACTCTGTGGAGATTATCACCTATCTTTCGGAATCTTCAGGCATCCGGATCGAGATTATCAGCGGCTATCAGGAAGCTTATTTCGGATTTCTCGGTGTCATCAATGCGTTTGATGTCCAGGACGGATTTGTTATAGATATCGGAGGAGGCAGTACGGAGATTACCTTGTTCCGCGGGCGCAGGTATCAGAACAGTATTTCCTTTCCGTTTGGCGCGGTTAATACGAATCTCATGTTCAGTCACAACGGCAACTGGAATGCGGAGCAGGTGAAGAAGCTGCAGGCTTATGTTACAGGCAGGCTTGTGGAGCATGACTGGCTGAATACCGGAGCCGGGCTGCCTTTGTACGGTCTGGGGGGAACTCTTCGTTCGCTCGGCAAGCTGGACCAGAAGAGCCGCGACTATTCCCTGCCTAATTCACACGGATACAGGCTGTCCAGTGAGACAATTGACCGCTTTATGGAGGTTCTCCCGGCGATGCCTTATGAGAAACGTAAGGATCTGGACGGCTTGTCCAAGAGCCGGGCAGATATCATCGTCTCGGGGCTGATTATTTTTCACACCGTATTCAAATATATCGGGGCCAGCCAGGGCCTGATCAGCGGGGAAGGGCTGCGCGAGGGAATGCTGCATGATCTTTTGAATCCGGAGCAGCCGGTGCGGGACAGTGCGCTGGAATATAGTCTCAATACGATTATCCGGTTTGACATCCGCACTTCCAAGCAGCATCTTGATCATATTTACAAGCTGGCCGGGAGTATATTTGATGCTTTTGAAGCCGCTGATAACCGGGCGGAACAGGAGATGCTGATCTATGTGTCTGTCATGCTGCACCGTACCGGCTCCAACATCAACTATTACCAGTCTAAGCGGCATACACGTTATTGGCTGATGAATTCGCCTATCCGCGGTCTTACCCACCGCCAGCTGATCCTCAGCGCTTTGATTGCTTCCTACAGCACAAAAAGCCGGAAGCAGAAACTGTCCCAGGTTCATAAGGACATTTTGCTGGCTTCCGACGAGGAATGGATTCATAAGCTGGGCACGCTTGTGCAGCTTAGCATTGCGCTGGACAGTACGGAGATCGGCTTTGTCCGCGGTGTAAATGCCCATCTGCACGGCCATACGCTTCATTTGGAGCTGCAGGGCGAAGGCAAGGTCCTCATTGGTCAGGAGGACATTGAGAACGCCCTGAAAGCTTTTAAGAATGCTTGGGCTGTGAAGGTAAAGCTTGATTACCCTTCCACTTAG
- a CDS encoding amino acid ABC transporter ATP-binding protein yields MIAVNNLQKHFGKLEILKGIDLEIKKGEVVVVIGPSGSGKSTFLRCLNLLEQPTGGEITFEGQSITAKKHDINVTREKMGMVFQQFNLFPHKSVLQNIMLAPVKVKKQQPAEAEKIAMDLLRTVGLEDKRDAYPDQLSGGQKQRIAIARALAMQPHVMLFDEPTSALDPEMVGEVLEVMKKLAEDGMTMVIVTHEMGFAREVGDRILFMDGGYIVEQGTPAEVFGNPQHARTKDFLSKVL; encoded by the coding sequence ATGATCGCCGTTAATAACCTGCAAAAACATTTTGGCAAACTGGAAATTCTTAAAGGAATTGATCTGGAAATCAAAAAGGGCGAGGTTGTCGTCGTCATCGGACCCAGCGGATCGGGAAAAAGTACATTTTTGCGCTGTCTGAATCTGCTGGAGCAGCCTACCGGAGGCGAAATCACCTTTGAAGGACAATCCATCACAGCCAAAAAGCATGATATTAATGTAACCCGGGAAAAGATGGGGATGGTGTTCCAGCAGTTCAACCTGTTCCCGCACAAATCCGTGCTTCAGAACATTATGCTGGCTCCGGTCAAAGTCAAGAAGCAGCAGCCGGCTGAAGCGGAGAAAATCGCAATGGATCTGCTGCGCACCGTGGGGCTTGAAGACAAGCGTGATGCCTATCCTGACCAGCTCTCCGGCGGACAGAAGCAGCGGATCGCCATTGCCCGTGCATTGGCCATGCAGCCGCATGTGATGCTGTTTGACGAACCAACCTCAGCGCTGGACCCTGAAATGGTCGGTGAGGTGCTGGAGGTTATGAAGAAGCTGGCTGAAGACGGCATGACAATGGTTATCGTAACCCATGAAATGGGCTTTGCCCGTGAAGTCGGTGACCGCATCCTGTTCATGGACGGCGGATACATTGTCGAGCAGGGTACACCGGCAGAAGTCTTCGGCAATCCGCAGCATGCCCGGACCAAGGATTTCCTTAGCAAAGTTCTATAG
- a CDS encoding amino acid ABC transporter permease yields MNVFDMAYEYRSFFLSGLRYTLLLAVMGVFFGFVLGIIVSLLRMSKWRVLRFIATAWVEFLRGTPMLVQLFLIHYGLPEFGMEFTPIQSGAITLTINSSAYLAEIFRAGIQGVDRGQVEAARSLGMRQGMTMRYIVLPQALKNVLPAIGNEFITIIKESSIVSMIGVADLLFQARTITTITYEGLNPLIVIAVMYFVLTFTLSKLLGILERRLNTNDRR; encoded by the coding sequence ATGAATGTATTTGATATGGCTTATGAATACCGAAGCTTTTTTCTCTCCGGTCTGAGATACACCTTGCTGCTGGCGGTAATGGGTGTATTTTTCGGATTTGTACTGGGTATTATCGTATCTTTGCTCCGGATGTCCAAATGGAGGGTGCTGCGTTTTATAGCGACAGCCTGGGTGGAGTTTCTGCGCGGCACGCCGATGCTGGTTCAGCTCTTCCTGATCCACTACGGCCTGCCGGAATTCGGTATGGAATTTACACCGATTCAATCCGGTGCGATTACGCTGACCATTAACAGCTCTGCTTATCTGGCGGAAATTTTCCGCGCCGGTATTCAAGGGGTTGACCGGGGACAGGTGGAAGCCGCACGGTCTTTAGGAATGAGACAAGGGATGACCATGCGTTATATTGTCCTCCCGCAGGCGCTGAAGAATGTGCTTCCGGCCATCGGGAATGAATTTATTACGATTATTAAAGAGTCGTCCATCGTGTCGATGATCGGTGTCGCGGATCTCTTGTTCCAGGCGAGAACCATTACCACGATTACCTATGAAGGACTTAATCCGCTGATTGTTATCGCAGTGATGTATTTTGTTCTGACATTTACGCTGTCCAAGCTGCTTGGCATACTGGAAAGGAGGCTGAATACGAATGATCGCCGTTAA
- a CDS encoding transporter substrate-binding domain-containing protein has product MNKWGKLSLGMLLAVGLITGCGSNNNADTAATDSNNSTNSGAAGATTLILGTSADFPPYEFHKMIDGKDTIVGFDIDIAKEIAADMGATLEIKDLPFDSLLNELSSGRVDMVISGLSPTPERAEAVGLSDIYYKAEQAVVVREADKDKYATMESLVGAKIGVQTGSIQEEIAKDIEGAQLTSLGKISEIVLQLNSNRVDASIMEGPVAESFVKNVDGLVITDAKPPVEDDGYVIGVKKDNTELLDKVNATLDRLESEGKIDEFVAAASELAESE; this is encoded by the coding sequence ATGAACAAATGGGGTAAACTTTCTTTAGGAATGCTGCTGGCAGTGGGACTTATAACAGGATGCGGTTCCAACAACAATGCGGACACTGCAGCAACTGACAGCAACAACAGCACTAACAGCGGTGCAGCGGGTGCTACAACCCTGATTCTTGGAACAAGCGCGGACTTCCCGCCATATGAATTCCATAAAATGATTGACGGCAAAGATACGATCGTAGGCTTTGATATCGACATCGCCAAAGAAATTGCTGCCGATATGGGCGCAACGCTGGAAATCAAGGATCTGCCTTTTGATTCATTGCTGAATGAACTGTCGAGCGGCAGAGTGGACATGGTTATTTCCGGTCTTAGCCCGACACCTGAACGTGCAGAAGCAGTAGGCTTATCCGACATTTACTACAAAGCAGAACAAGCGGTCGTAGTGCGTGAAGCCGACAAAGATAAATATGCTACTATGGAATCGCTGGTTGGCGCCAAGATCGGCGTACAAACCGGTTCGATTCAGGAAGAAATCGCTAAAGATATTGAAGGCGCACAGCTGACTTCCCTTGGTAAAATCTCCGAGATCGTTCTGCAGCTGAACTCCAACCGTGTCGATGCTTCCATCATGGAAGGTCCGGTGGCTGAATCCTTCGTGAAGAACGTTGACGGCCTGGTCATTACTGATGCCAAACCTCCGGTTGAAGATGACGGTTATGTTATCGGTGTGAAGAAGGACAATACAGAGCTGCTTGACAAAGTCAACGCAACGCTGGACCGTCTGGAATCCGAAGGCAAGATTGATGAATTCGTAGCTGCAGCCAGCGAGCTTGCCGAAAGCGAATAA
- the glgA gene encoding glycogen synthase GlgA, protein MKVLFAAAEAHPFIKTGGLADVIGALPKALKAAGVDVRVILPKYRGIPEKYASQMEHIAVAEVPVGWRNQYCGVERIIHDGVPVYFIDNEYYFGRDGIYGYMDDGERFAFFNRAVLHCLPEIGFQPDVLHCHDWHAAVIPLLLNAHYRHDPFYSNMRTVFTIHNLLYQGVFPYAVLDELLGLDTSYFNDVEYYGNVNYMKGGIVHSDHVTTVSPTYANEIRTPYYGYGLDGLLNHRADSLSGIVNGIDTKSYNPASDQAIFTRYRTNLAKKAENKLGLQQELGLPVAPYIPMVAMVTRLVDSKGLDLLTRVLDELLYYDDIQFVLLGTGDASYERWFREAAWRYPTKLSSQILFNDALSRKIYAASDIFLMPSKFEPCGISQLLALRYGSIPVVRETGGLNDTVQAYNEVTGEGNGFTFKDYNAHDMMYTLRRAVSFYQQPEHWKKVTKNAFAGDYSWNVSAQQYIDIYSSITGQAEAEIETNAEVDPVIGNGIDTETVI, encoded by the coding sequence ATGAAAGTACTATTTGCCGCTGCTGAAGCCCATCCGTTTATCAAAACAGGCGGTCTGGCCGATGTCATTGGCGCATTACCCAAGGCTCTGAAGGCTGCCGGAGTGGATGTGCGTGTGATTTTGCCCAAGTACCGCGGAATTCCCGAGAAATATGCCTCCCAGATGGAGCATATCGCAGTAGCGGAGGTACCCGTAGGATGGCGCAACCAGTATTGCGGGGTCGAACGGATAATCCATGACGGTGTCCCGGTGTATTTTATCGACAACGAATATTATTTCGGACGTGACGGTATCTATGGATACATGGATGACGGTGAACGGTTTGCCTTCTTTAACCGGGCGGTTCTGCACTGCCTGCCGGAAATCGGCTTCCAGCCGGATGTGCTTCACTGCCATGACTGGCATGCTGCGGTAATTCCGCTGCTGCTCAATGCCCACTACCGACATGATCCGTTCTACAGCAATATGCGTACCGTATTCACCATCCATAACCTGCTGTATCAGGGGGTGTTCCCTTACGCTGTGCTGGATGAGCTGCTTGGACTGGACACCAGTTATTTTAATGATGTCGAGTACTACGGCAATGTGAACTATATGAAAGGCGGCATTGTGCACAGCGATCATGTGACCACGGTCAGCCCGACTTATGCGAATGAAATCCGCACGCCATACTACGGATACGGGCTTGACGGCCTGCTTAACCACCGTGCAGACAGCCTCAGCGGAATTGTCAACGGGATTGATACGAAGAGCTATAATCCGGCTTCAGACCAGGCTATTTTCACCCGGTACCGTACGAACCTGGCCAAGAAGGCAGAGAACAAGCTGGGGCTGCAGCAGGAGCTGGGACTCCCGGTCGCGCCGTATATCCCGATGGTTGCTATGGTTACACGCCTTGTTGATTCCAAAGGCCTTGATCTTCTGACACGTGTGCTAGATGAACTGCTGTATTATGATGACATCCAGTTTGTGCTGCTCGGCACAGGCGATGCCTCTTATGAACGGTGGTTCCGTGAGGCTGCATGGCGTTATCCGACCAAGCTGTCCTCACAAATTCTGTTTAATGATGCGCTGTCACGCAAAATCTATGCCGCCAGCGACATTTTCCTCATGCCGTCCAAATTCGAGCCATGCGGCATCAGCCAGCTGCTGGCACTCCGATACGGCAGCATCCCGGTAGTCCGCGAGACGGGCGGTCTCAATGATACCGTGCAGGCGTACAACGAAGTGACAGGGGAAGGCAACGGCTTCACCTTTAAGGATTATAACGCTCATGATATGATGTATACGCTCCGCAGGGCAGTATCCTTCTATCAGCAGCCGGAGCACTGGAAGAAGGTCACGAAGAACGCCTTCGCAGGCGACTACAGCTGGAATGTATCTGCTCAGCAGTACATTGATATTTACAGCAGCATCACGGGTCAGGCTGAAGCTGAAATTGAAACTAATGCTGAAGTTGATCCTGTAATTGGTAATGGAATTGATACGGAAACTGTAATTTAA